In one Dreissena polymorpha isolate Duluth1 chromosome 7, UMN_Dpol_1.0, whole genome shotgun sequence genomic region, the following are encoded:
- the LOC127840185 gene encoding uncharacterized protein LOC127840185 isoform X2, with protein MRTRMKLILLVLNISMCTVIIGHKCFATGAGSEITLVGDGRGTNGAKVTRGDTLTMTCSVQENVTHVTWLKTEATSNATEERHVMMGHKHDGTCGFFPHIPPNDVDCACVSQRVFTCKINHVTDTEHGDRWRCEAKINNQNMSSQDIQIYVHDQENSVFVDQSSNVTLVGVCGSLVLGLVLGLSVGILLTRCVLRRRQRIRAKTPQGKICTLQSCRNWKTLSKILAFLMEMVDDRTQTAKNNHSQ; from the exons ATGCGGACAAgaatgaagctcattctattagTATTAAATATATCGATGTGCACTGTGATTATAGGACACAAGTGTTTCGCTACTGGGG CTGGGTCCGAGATAACTCTTGTCGGTGACGGAAGAGGCACGAATGGCGCCAAGGTTACGCGAGGAGATACACTCACGATGACGTGTTCAGTGCAGGAGAATGTAACGCATGTAACGTGGCTGAAAACCGAAGCTACATCGAACGCCACTGAAGAGAGACACGTGATGATGGGGCATAAGCATGACGGTACATGCGGTTTCTTTCCTCATATACCGCCGAATGATGTCGACTGCGCATGTGTTAGTCAACGTGtgtttacatgtaaaataaaccACGTTACTGATACTGAACATGGCGACAGATGGAGATGTGAGgctaaaataaataatcaaaacatgTCCAGCCAGGATATACAGATTTATGTTCACG ATCAGGAAAACTCTGTCTTTGTCGACCAATCGTCAAACGTAACGCTTGTTGGCGTCTGTGGGAGTCTTGTACTCGGTTTAGTCTTGGGACTTTCAGTCGGCATACTGCTTACACGATGTGTCCTGCGTCGTCGACAAAGAA TTCGTGCAAAGACGCCACAGGGGAAAATATGTACATTACAGTCGTGTCGCAATTGGAAGACACTGAGCAAGATTCTAGCGTTTCTCATGGAAATGGTAGACGACAGAACACAAACTGCAAAGAACAACCACTCACAATGA
- the LOC127840185 gene encoding uncharacterized protein LOC127840185 isoform X1, whose translation MRTRMKLILLVLNISMCTVIIGHKCFATGAGSEITLVGDGRGTNGAKVTRGDTLTMTCSVQENVTHVTWLKTEATSNATEERHVMMGHKHDGTCGFFPHIPPNDVDCACVSQRVFTCKINHVTDTEHGDRWRCEAKINNQNMSSQDIQIYVHDQENSVFVDQSSNVTLVGVCGSLVLGLVLGLSVGILLTRCVLRRRQRIAQSRLENKPSSCKDATGENMYITVVSQLEDTEQDSSVSHGNGRRQNTNCKEQPLTMMSSTNITYGDMHLRAEGHQTLPGNSLHQQHNVDLRPLTPPSAAYESLTP comes from the exons ATGCGGACAAgaatgaagctcattctattagTATTAAATATATCGATGTGCACTGTGATTATAGGACACAAGTGTTTCGCTACTGGGG CTGGGTCCGAGATAACTCTTGTCGGTGACGGAAGAGGCACGAATGGCGCCAAGGTTACGCGAGGAGATACACTCACGATGACGTGTTCAGTGCAGGAGAATGTAACGCATGTAACGTGGCTGAAAACCGAAGCTACATCGAACGCCACTGAAGAGAGACACGTGATGATGGGGCATAAGCATGACGGTACATGCGGTTTCTTTCCTCATATACCGCCGAATGATGTCGACTGCGCATGTGTTAGTCAACGTGtgtttacatgtaaaataaaccACGTTACTGATACTGAACATGGCGACAGATGGAGATGTGAGgctaaaataaataatcaaaacatgTCCAGCCAGGATATACAGATTTATGTTCACG ATCAGGAAAACTCTGTCTTTGTCGACCAATCGTCAAACGTAACGCTTGTTGGCGTCTGTGGGAGTCTTGTACTCGGTTTAGTCTTGGGACTTTCAGTCGGCATACTGCTTACACGATGTGTCCTGCGTCGTCGACAAAGAA TTGCTCAAAGCCGTCTCGAAAATAAACCAAG TTCGTGCAAAGACGCCACAGGGGAAAATATGTACATTACAGTCGTGTCGCAATTGGAAGACACTGAGCAAGATTCTAGCGTTTCTCATGGAAATGGTAGACGACAGAACACAAACTGCAAAGAACAACCACTCACAATGATGTCATCAACAAACATAACTTACGGCGACATGCACTTGCGGGCTGAAGGACATCAGACACTGCCCGgca ataGTCTACATCAGCAACACAATGTAGACTTAAG ACCATTAACACCGCCTTCTGCTGCGTATGAATCTCTGACTCCTTAG